One Brevibacterium spongiae DNA segment encodes these proteins:
- a CDS encoding ABC transporter permease, which produces MGPIVVLIGASFGTGNGLSFPPKGLTFEWFGQVIGNAVYRRELVLSLVLAAVAATVSLIIGFLASVALGRSKRAWASAMTSYFLSPLIVPQVVIGAALMQYYALVGIGGTQLGLLLGHVVIAIPYVIRSIVGSIGEVDPALLEASRDLGGSRWRTVIDVMLPIVKRSAIGAWLFAFVMSWINVELSVFIAPGDLATVPVEIFNHLQYSADPVVAALSSLSAIVALLLVLAIDKLSDLESMSR; this is translated from the coding sequence GTGGGACCCATCGTCGTGCTGATCGGGGCGTCATTCGGAACCGGAAACGGCCTGTCGTTCCCACCGAAGGGCCTCACCTTCGAATGGTTCGGCCAAGTGATCGGCAATGCGGTCTATCGCAGGGAACTCGTACTCAGCCTGGTGTTAGCAGCAGTCGCTGCGACGGTGAGTCTGATCATCGGCTTCCTCGCCTCTGTGGCCCTCGGCCGCAGTAAGCGTGCATGGGCTAGCGCGATGACCAGCTATTTTCTCAGCCCACTCATCGTTCCGCAGGTAGTGATCGGTGCTGCGCTGATGCAGTATTACGCACTCGTCGGCATCGGAGGCACACAGCTCGGTCTTCTGCTCGGCCACGTGGTCATCGCGATTCCCTACGTGATTCGTTCGATTGTCGGTTCGATCGGCGAGGTTGATCCCGCGCTGCTCGAAGCGTCCAGAGACCTCGGCGGCTCTCGCTGGAGGACCGTGATCGATGTGATGCTGCCAATCGTCAAACGCTCGGCAATCGGCGCGTGGCTGTTCGCCTTCGTCATGTCCTGGATCAATGTCGAACTCAGTGTCTTCATTGCCCCGGGTGACCTGGCTACTGTGCCTGTCGAGATCTTCAACCATCTGCAGTACAGCGCCGACCCCGTGGTGGCGGCACTGTCCTCATTGTCCGCGATCGTCGCTCTGCTTCTGGTGCTGGCGATCGACAAGCTCTCTGACCTGGAAAGTATGTCGCGATGA